The Pleuronectes platessa chromosome 23, fPlePla1.1, whole genome shotgun sequence genome contains a region encoding:
- the LOC128429838 gene encoding uncharacterized protein LOC128429838 isoform X5 yields the protein MKTSPKFVLYLTCFFLGKMVQMHYFILTDQDSGFISADVGDNLTLQCFYERDDKRIYWYKQTPGQKPQIISMTYKFPKDCTLFNEFKNNSRFTVETNDVVSRLNISDLQLSDSATYYCSKGNTIYKFECMQSVTVSVKGSGSNIQAVVHQSESIQPGGSVTLSCTVHTGTCDGEHSVYWFKSSEEPQPGLIYIHGDRNHQCEMKPDNQTHACVYNLSMERLNRSHAGTYYCAVAACGHIVFGDGTKLEFDGEVDWLVVFLSATSAFTTLLSVLMAFSICMMRVTDPHAASSKINAKDEQDEDDPCYIAHREIQMNRSRGQRDDTWSECVYLSVRHES from the exons TTCAGATGCATTATTTTATCTTGACTGATCAAGACAGTGGATTTATATCAGCTGATGTTGGAGACAACTTGACTTTGCAGTGTTTCTATGAGAGGGATGACAAAAGAATTTATTggtacaaacaaacaccaggacAGAAACCTCAAATTATCTCAATGACGTACAAATTCCCAAAAGATTGTACGTTATTCAATGAATTCAAGAACAATTCACGCTTCACTGTGGAAACTAATGATGTTGTGAGTCGCCTAAATATCTCAGATCTGCAGCTTTCAGACTCAGCTACTTACTACTGCTCAAAGGGAAATACTATATATAAGTTTGAGTGTATGCAGAGTGTCACTGTCAGTGTGAAAGGTTCAGGGTCTAACATCCAGGCTGTGGTGCATCAGTCTGAGAGCATCCAGCCAGGAGGctctgtgactctcagctgTACAGTTCACACTGGGACCTGTGATGGAGAACACAGTGTTTACTGGTTCAAGAGCTCTGAAGAACCTCAGCCAGGACTCATTTACATCCACGGAGACAGGAACCATCAGTGTGAGATGAAACCCGACAATCAGACACACGCCTGTGTCTACAACTTGTCAATGGAGAGACTGAACCGTTCTCATGCTGGGACCTACTACTGTGCTGTCGCTGCATGTGGACACATTGTGTTTGGAGACGGGACCAAGCTGGAGTTTGATG GTGAGGTGGACTGGCTGGTGGTTTTCTTGAGTGCAACTTCAGCATTCACCACCCTGCTGAGTGTTCTAATGGCTTTCTCAATATGCATGATGAGGGTTACAG atCCCCATGCTGCATCctccaaaataaatgcaaag GATGAGCAGGATGAAGACGACCCCTGCTACATTGCTCACAGGGAGATACAGATGAACAGatccagaggacagagggatgatacctggagtgaatgtgtgtacttGAGTGTGAGGCATGAGAGCTGA
- the LOC128429838 gene encoding uncharacterized protein LOC128429838 isoform X4 has product MKTSPKFVLYLTCFFLGEMVQMHYFILTDQDSGFISADVGDNLTLQCFYERDDKRIYWYKQTPGQKPQIISMTYKFPKDCTLFNEFKNNSRFTVETNDVVSRLNISDLQLSDSATYYCSKGNTIYKFECMQSVTVSVKGSGSNIQAVVHQSESIQPGGSVTLSCTVHTGTCDGEHSVYWFKSSEEPQPGLIYIHGDRNHQCEMKPDNQTHACVYNLSMERLNRSHAGTYYCAVAACGHIVFGDGTKLEFDGEVDWLVVFLSATSAFTTLLSVLMAFSICMMRVTDPHAASSKINAKDEQDEDDPCYIAHREIQMNRSRGQRDDTWSECVYLSVRHES; this is encoded by the exons ATGAAGACATCTCCGAAGTTCGTTCTCTACCTGACATGTTTCTTCTTGGGGGAAAtgg TTCAGATGCATTATTTTATCTTGACTGATCAAGACAGTGGATTTATATCAGCTGATGTTGGAGACAACTTGACTTTGCAGTGTTTCTATGAGAGGGATGACAAAAGAATTTATTggtacaaacaaacaccaggacAGAAACCTCAAATTATCTCAATGACGTACAAATTCCCAAAAGATTGTACGTTATTCAATGAATTCAAGAACAATTCACGCTTCACTGTGGAAACTAATGATGTTGTGAGTCGCCTAAATATCTCAGATCTGCAGCTTTCAGACTCAGCTACTTACTACTGCTCAAAGGGAAATACTATATATAAGTTTGAGTGTATGCAGAGTGTCACTGTCAGTGTGAAAGGTTCAGGGTCTAACATCCAGGCTGTGGTGCATCAGTCTGAGAGCATCCAGCCAGGAGGctctgtgactctcagctgTACAGTTCACACTGGGACCTGTGATGGAGAACACAGTGTTTACTGGTTCAAGAGCTCTGAAGAACCTCAGCCAGGACTCATTTACATCCACGGAGACAGGAACCATCAGTGTGAGATGAAACCCGACAATCAGACACACGCCTGTGTCTACAACTTGTCAATGGAGAGACTGAACCGTTCTCATGCTGGGACCTACTACTGTGCTGTCGCTGCATGTGGACACATTGTGTTTGGAGACGGGACCAAGCTGGAGTTTGATG GTGAGGTGGACTGGCTGGTGGTTTTCTTGAGTGCAACTTCAGCATTCACCACCCTGCTGAGTGTTCTAATGGCTTTCTCAATATGCATGATGAGGGTTACAG atCCCCATGCTGCATCctccaaaataaatgcaaag GATGAGCAGGATGAAGACGACCCCTGCTACATTGCTCACAGGGAGATACAGATGAACAGatccagaggacagagggatgatacctggagtgaatgtgtgtacttGAGTGTGAGGCATGAGAGCTGA